The following are encoded in a window of Ruminiclostridium herbifermentans genomic DNA:
- a CDS encoding TM1812 family CRISPR-associated protein: MNENIMILFLSNVRPVKNNLKKYPYKYTETNENHNYNFDIKGVQTNEAAVKTVIQLLHESQKKLSTVYMLCTKTVLDEIKGLEEKHKEFFERRIKEFCEDNKYSCPKFEKIDYDESSKGEKVFNEIINMANKIDEDYNSSDITVYADMTGGMRNSSMLMLSIMRLLQYKGIKIEKVLYSNWSPDTGETYMEIISNEDKNSVCKQNDDKQKYNTIDNITDIYKINNLIAGAEEFVKFGSAQTLTEYFQIFINNNPTSPLSLLIDAMNNFSENLKLCRYGYFKESIDKLKDCINNYRRNALNDINEKIFYLFLSTIKKEYDLLLKQDRTDLDIISWCIEKGYLQQALTLYVEKVPDFIYSNLFPSLDDKELKIVEKSCWSNTSLGFYLINKYILSKNNANYKPKKNKEKDFLEPDKKAELIINRLNNKIVKLKSDVIKYDSDYLKNILKNYYTIKDDRNNSNHASNEKNFKTSEHIKNDLIEYINLLNKNNKNYK; encoded by the coding sequence ATGAATGAGAATATAATGATTTTATTTCTAAGTAATGTACGGCCTGTTAAGAATAATTTAAAAAAGTATCCATACAAGTATACCGAAACAAATGAAAATCATAATTATAATTTTGATATTAAAGGTGTACAAACTAACGAAGCTGCTGTTAAAACAGTAATTCAATTATTACATGAATCTCAAAAAAAGCTTTCCACTGTTTATATGCTCTGCACAAAAACAGTGCTTGATGAGATAAAAGGATTAGAAGAAAAGCACAAAGAATTCTTTGAAAGAAGAATTAAAGAATTTTGTGAAGATAATAAATACAGTTGTCCTAAATTTGAAAAAATTGATTATGATGAGAGTAGTAAAGGAGAAAAAGTATTTAATGAAATAATCAACATGGCAAATAAAATTGACGAAGATTATAACTCATCTGATATTACGGTATATGCTGATATGACTGGTGGAATGAGAAATTCTTCTATGCTTATGCTATCCATTATGAGATTACTACAATACAAGGGGATAAAAATAGAAAAAGTATTATATTCAAATTGGTCACCCGATACTGGTGAAACATATATGGAAATTATAAGTAATGAAGATAAAAATTCTGTTTGCAAGCAAAATGATGATAAACAAAAATATAACACCATTGATAATATTACAGATATTTATAAAATAAATAATTTAATTGCAGGTGCTGAAGAATTTGTTAAGTTTGGTAGTGCACAAACACTAACAGAATATTTTCAAATATTTATAAATAATAATCCCACCTCTCCATTATCGCTATTAATTGATGCAATGAATAACTTTTCTGAAAATCTAAAGTTATGTAGATATGGATATTTTAAAGAATCAATAGATAAATTAAAAGATTGTATAAACAATTATAGAAGAAATGCTTTAAATGATATTAATGAGAAAATTTTTTATTTATTTTTATCAACAATAAAAAAAGAATATGATTTATTACTAAAACAAGATAGAACAGATTTAGATATTATCTCATGGTGCATTGAAAAGGGTTATTTACAACAAGCACTAACATTGTATGTTGAGAAGGTTCCTGATTTTATTTATAGCAATCTTTTCCCATCTCTAGATGATAAAGAATTAAAAATTGTAGAAAAATCGTGTTGGTCAAATACTAGCCTAGGCTTCTATTTAATTAATAAATACATTTTATCAAAAAACAATGCAAATTATAAACCCAAAAAGAATAAAGAAAAAGATTTTTTAGAACCAGATAAAAAAGCTGAATTAATTATAAATAGATTAAATAATAAAATCGTCAAATTAAAATCAGATGTTATCAAATATGACTCCGATTATTTAAAAAATATACTTAAAAATTACTATACAATAAAAGATGACCGAAACAATTCTAACCATGCAAGTAATGAGAAAAACTTTAAAACTTCAGAGCATATTAAAAATGATTTAATTGAATATATCAATCTTCTTAATAAGAACAACAAAAACTATAAATAA